From the Clarias gariepinus isolate MV-2021 ecotype Netherlands chromosome 3, CGAR_prim_01v2, whole genome shotgun sequence genome, one window contains:
- the LOC128518857 gene encoding hemoglobin subunit beta-like — translation MVAWTDFERTTIQDIFSKIDYESAGLQALTRCLVVYPWTQRYFSKFGNLYNAAAIAGNPKVAAHGLTVMRGLEKAVKNLDKIKGTYAELSVLHSEKLHVDPDNFRLLADCITIVVASTLGAGFTAEVQAALQKFLAVVVSALGKQYH, via the exons ATGGTTGCGTGGACAGATTTCGAGCGCACTACCATCCAGGACATCTTTTCCAAGATCGATTACGAGTCTGCTGGTCTCCAGGCACTGACAAG ATGTCTGGTCGTGTACCCATGGACCCAGAGGTATTTCAGTAAATTTGGAAACCTGTATAACGCCGCTGCCATCGCAGGAAATCCCAAGGTTGCTGCCCACGGCTTGACTGTAATGCGTGGTCTGGAGAAAGCTGTGAAGAACCTGGACAAAATTAAGGGCACTTACGCTGAACTGAGTGTGCTGCACTCTGAAAAACTGCATGTGGATCCCGATAACTTCAGG CTGCTGGCTGACTGCATCACCATTGTAGTTGCCTCGACCCTGGGTGCTGGCTTCACAGCTGAAGTGCAGGCAGCTCTGCAGAAGTTCCTGGCTGTCGTAGTCTCCGCACTTGGAAAACAGTACCATTAA
- the LOC128518858 gene encoding hemoglobin embryonic subunit alpha-like, producing MSLSAKDKDAIKAFWAKIAPKAEEIGSEALYRMLTVYPQTKIYFSHWNDLSYGSEQVRKHGKVIMSGVGEAVSKIDDLTSGLVSLSELHAYQLRVDPANFKILSHNLLVVLAMLFPTDFTPEIHVAMDKFLVAVSLALSEKYR from the exons ATGAGTCTCTCTGCTAAGGATAAAGATGCCATCAAGGCCTTCTGGGCTAAGATCGCCCCAAAGGCTGAAGAAATCGGTAGTGAAGCTCTGTACAG GATGCTGACTGTTTACCCCCAGACCAAGATCTATTTTTCCCATTGGAACGACTTAAGCTACGGCTCTGAGCAAGTAAGAAAGCATGGAAAGGTTATTATGTCTGGAGTGGGAGAGGCTGTGAGCAAAATCGATGACCTGACCAGTGGGTTGGTCAGCCTGAGCGAGCTGCATGCTTACCAACTGCGTGTTGACCCGGCCAACTTTAag ATCCTGTCCCACAATTTGCTCGTGGTTCTGGCCATGCTGTTCCCCACTGACTTCACTCCTGAGATACATGTGGCTATGGATAAGTTTCTCGTTGCCGTGTCCCTGGCTCTCTCCGAGAAGTATAGATAA
- the LOC128518852 gene encoding hemoglobin subunit beta-like, with translation MVAWTDFERTTIQDIFSKIDYESAGLQALTRCLVVYPWTQRYFSKFGNLYNAAAIAGNPNVAAHGLTVMRGLEKAVKNLDNIKGTYAELSVLHSEQLHVDPDNFRLLADCITIVVASTLGAGFTAEVQAALQKFLAVVVSALGKQYH, from the exons ATGGTTGCGTGGACAGATTTCGAGCGCACTACCATCCAGGACATCTTTTCCAAGATCGATTACGAGTCTGCTGGTCTCCAGGCACTGACAAG ATGTCTGGTCGTGTACCCATGGACCCAGAGGTATTTCAGTAAATTTGGAAACCTGTATAACGCCGCTGCCATCGCAGGAAATCCCAATGTTGCTGCCCACGGCTTGACTGTAATGCGTGGTCTGGAGAAAGCTGTGAAGAACCTGGACAACATTAAGGGCACTTACGCTGAACTGAGTGTGCTGCACTCTGAACAACTGCATGTGGATCCCGATAACTTCAGG CTGCTGGCTGACTGCATCACCATTGTAGTTGCCTCGACCCTGGGTGCTGGCTTCACAGCTGAAGTGCAGGCAGCTCTGCAGAAGTTCCTGGCTGTCGTAGTCTCCGCACTCGGAAAACAGTACCATTAA
- the LOC128518861 gene encoding hemoglobin embryonic subunit alpha-like — MSLSAKDKDAIKAFWAKIAPKTEEIGSEALYRMLTVYPQTKNYFSHWNDLSYGSVQMKKHGKVIMSGVGEAVSKIDDLTSALVSLSELHAYQLRVDPANFKILSHSLLVVLAMLFPTDFTPEIHVAMDKFLVALSLALSEKYR; from the exons ATGAGTCTCTCTGCTAAGGATAAAGACGCCATCAAGGCCTTCTGGGCTAAGATCGCCCCAAAGACTGAAGAAATTGGTAGTGAAGCTCTGTACAG GATGCTGACTGTTTACCCCCAGACCAAGAACTATTTTTCCCATTGGAACGACTTAAGCTATGGCTCTGTCCAGATGAAAAAGCACGGAAAGGTTATTATGTCTGGAGTGGGAGAGGCTGTCAGCAAAATCGATGACCTGACCAGTGCGTTGGTCAGCCTGAGTGAGCTGCATGCTTACCAGCTGCGTGTTGACCCGGCCAACTTCAAG ATCCTGTCCCACAGTTTGCTCGTGGTTCTGGCCATGCTGTTTCCCACTGACTTTACTCCTGAGATACATGTGGCTATGGATAAGTTTCTCGTTGCCTTGTCCCTGGCTCTCTCCGAGAAGTATAGATAA